One segment of Salvelinus alpinus chromosome 1, SLU_Salpinus.1, whole genome shotgun sequence DNA contains the following:
- the LOC139539804 gene encoding stonustoxin subunit beta-like, with product MWGFSHNPQSPDVCDLTLDLNTVNRLLSLSEENRKVTWRREKQPYPDHPERFEGWDQVLCTEGLTGRCYWEVEWSRSWADIGVTYKGISRRGRFNDCWLGHNDKSWSLFCSDNSYIACHNNNRTTIDVRPSSSHRVGVYLDWPAGTLSFYRASSDILTHLITFTSTFTEPLYPGFGVWFDGDSVFLCQ from the coding sequence atgtctgtgatctcacactggacctaaacacagtaaacagactcctctctctgtctgaggagaacaggaaggtaacatggaggagagagaagcagccatatcctgatcacccagagagatttgaGGGCTGGGATCAGGTGCTGTGTACagagggtctgactgggcgctgttactgggaggtagagtggagtaGGAGTTGGGCTGAtataggagtgacatataaaggaatcAGCAGGAGAGGAAGGTTTAATGACTGTTGGCTTGGACACAATGACAAGTCCTGGAGTCTGTTCTGCTCTGACAACAGTTACATTGCCTGTCACAATAATAATCGGACTACCATAGACGTCCGCCCCTCCAGCtcccacagagtaggagtgtatctggactggccagcaggcactctgtccttctataGAGCCTCCTCTGACATACTGACCCACCTGATCACATTCACCTCGacattcactgagcccctctatccagggtttgGGGTTTGGTTTGATGGCGACTCAGTGTTCCTATGTCAGTGA